GAGACCACCATAGAAACAACATGTGTAACACACACAGTTCCCTGTTGACGTTCACTATTGATTACAAAACACACCAGTGTCTTGTGACCAAGTGCAAAGCACTAAATATATGAACAGAGCACATGTGAGTGGGCGCTTATCAGGACTAAGGCTGAGGATGCATACTGTGTGTTGAGTGCACCTGACATACAGCATGTCTCTAGGTTATCTGTGCACTGACCTATAATACCTATAAAAGCCTAAACGGAGACAATATTCAACTGAAAACATTGAGTTATAAAACATATAGTTCTAACTCTAAATTCTAACTGGATGATCCACATTTAAAGACAGTGTGATATAACTAACACTGAAGTCTATCTACGGCAAATTTACTCAGTGGCCATCTTGGTGACATCCAGGCAGACATTATTATTTGAACATTATTCCAAATCAGCAATAAAATTCAATGTTTCTTCTATTGCTCAAATCACAAAAAAACTCTGTAGAATAAATAGTAAATGAGTAAAGtaataatagaaataaaattaataatatgtaTCTATTATTACTCTACATTCTTTGGCAAATTCCAATCGGAAATGAGCATCTCTATTCCCTTTGCTAACGGATTTGTGGAGGGGCCCTTCGTGAAGGGAATCAGTTGTTCACTTTCGTTGTTCACACCCCTATAAATGCCATCCCTTTCCCAAAGTGCATTTCAAGGGTGCAAAAATGCCGTTTGGAATTCGCACAgtgtcttttatttttgttgccGCTATTTTTGGAGGTGTTTTTGAAGTCGGAATGAAATTGAAGATGCgattgtcttttcttccctattgtgatgtatatccgagtgaaacagcttctcaaaTAAGAACAAATGTAAGGCAAGACTTGATTTTGTCAATCAGGAATTtcgctattgctgtgatctcatgtgaggccctgtttacagctggtattaagatgcgttttggtcgatcggatcacaaacaGACAAGGGAGACATTCCTGTTTACACATGGAGatttaatccatctcttttgtccattttcagccacttctgtcctgatttctctGAGGGGAGTGTCTATGggcgggtaaatgtatgggccttttcagatctttcgatctaatggacaaaataagctcacaCAATTTACATATAAATGCACCAAAGAAGATTTAAAAACACAcagagcatcagctttcgtttctgctctgacagatGCAAGATCAAGGCGttttagaaatcaggaatggtgagagaacattgtgtttggtacattttttgtcttcaaacaaaacttgggtcttcagcaaacaaagtttaaatcctgtctggCTAATGCGCTTCCCATAATATTTACACATTAGGTtagtcttttgtggctgttcaacATGAGCGTTTCCACTACTAAAGCAATCCGGTCAAATgcattttcgactacctctggaagtggtcgaaagcggacaagctcaaaacgttttacgttttgtgatccaatcgaccaaaacgcattcTAACAcaaggtgtaaacagggcctgagtgacaggttgtcccgcctttgtaccagtaaacacatcatcagagaagagatgtctttgcaagagggaggggaagttattttcaTTACGAGgtcacatgaatttaaaaataagaattgtcaatttcATGTTGAATTTTAGACTGTGGATTGCACACAGTTTCTTAAAAATCATGTCATATGAACTAATAGTTCCATGTATCTTAGCCAAAAACAACATTACAGAGCACATTTggacacaaacataacaaaagcaaGGAAGCTGAGGTTATTTCATTCTTACCTAAATCTACACCTGAGTCTCCACTGATAAAGCAATAGGAAATAAGCAGGAAGAATTCATTGTCGTGCTAATCTGTGTGTGCAGTGCTGGTATCAGCTGAGAGCTCTTAGCTCTGTGAATAGCTGCATTACTCACAGACTGACTCTGATAAAGGTAAAGAGGACAAAGACACTTTGGACATGTCAAAGACACGTGTGTGTACACACACAGACTGATCCCCTCTGCTTTATCAGGGCTTTTCACAACCAAATGGTGCCACCAGAGAAGGAAGGGAAGAGACAGtaaaagaggggaaaaaataaaccTTATGAAGGTTGCATCGCATCAAATGACATGAGCATTGTGCTTAAAAgaagttaaaatatttttgtggaaagtgTGGAATAGtttgcttttctgttaaaaATGAGGCCGTTAAAGTAAGTTCAATTTGATTCTAGTATTGTCAGCTGTTTCTGGACTTGAAATGtttacaaattaagatatttttttaatgatcaatCATTGCTGTCACATACTGAAGTACTTGTGTCCATTCCAACTAAAATGACtggtaaaaaaaatgtaatatttaataataataataataataataaaataataaaaaaatctcaaatTTAATTAGTTAGTCTCACCTGTCCTGAGTACCAAAAGAGCCCATCTTGTCATTCCTCATGCAATAGTCTGGTGAACTCTGCAGATAAACCAGCTCATTCTCTCGGACTGGCCGGATGTCGATGTCTTTGGGGACAAGTTGCTTGCGTGTGCCCATGGGCCGATGGACCACCTTAGTGGCTGACAAGTACTTGGTCTTCAGATCCATAGCGATGTCCTTCAGGTCCTGTAAGCCTCTCCAACAGGTCCGAATGGAGCAGGATCCAGAAACACCGTGGCATTTGCACTTCATGACCAGAGCGTCTCGCAAAGCCTGCGTAGAGGGAAAAAGTGGGATGGATTCAGATGAAGTCAATAGTAAAATGACATTAAGACAATCTACACAGGGAATGTAACACATTAGTGAATTTGGACAGCTTTTCCGCATTATGCATGCCATCATATACACGTGtcccaaatacagaaaaaaaaaaaactactttgaAAACAGATCATATTCAAACGAAATACAAAAAAACCCATTTTAATTAAGAACGTGGTTTGAATCAGGTTTATAATTTGAATCAGATTCCTTGCCTGATTGCCTGTCAGATTAAAGGTGTGGTCACATTAGCAGTATTTCAGGGAAATTTCGCAGGCAAAAAAGATTGATAGTCAATAATGTTGCTCACAAGaacagctcacacagaagtgACTGTCAAACCAAACAGCTTTCTGGCAGTCAACGTGGCAAAATCACGTGACCATCTTAAACATGAGCGAAATTGCGTGGGAAActtttcaccctcatgtctgGATTTCGCCTGTGAAATTTCACCAAGCAACAATACACGTGAatgaaccttaaagggttagttcacccaaaaataaaatttctgtcattaattactcatcctcatgttccaaactcgtaagaccttcgttcatcttcagaacacaaattaagatattttttatgaaatccaagaggttttcgGTCCCCCATAGAAAGTATGttattaccacattcaaggtccagaaaggtagtaaagacattgtaaaaatactcaacgtgactacagtggttcaaccttaaaggtgctaaagaggatcttttcgtcaactgagaaaccaaagactgttattGAGTTTTTGAAaagagcgcatgcgtaagaacaacccccctccttcacagctcattttgagggaacacctcgtgcacgagttttggaacacgagtgtttaccaccggcattcgctgtgtcgtgttagtggattcattatgtcggactcactgcaggttactcataatctgcagttgttactcctgtctcctgacaaaaacattgcatgcgacACCTGTgtagtgtggaaagttactggagcgcgcagccgcgcacgtctcgcacaaggaacataatggcagtgattgacaagccagagggccaatcgtttacgcgattggctgatgtttttaaggccctacctcgtgcacagatgatgtatattaatattattcctttcagtgcacctaataaatagtcttttatcagttagtaaagtttcaagtaatattgcaaaaatgtataaaacaaaacgtcctctttagcacctttaatgttatgaagcgaaaagaatactttttgtgtgcaaaaacaaaataaaaataactttattcaataatttgTCCTCAGAGAATGACGGAAAATTTTGAATAAAGTCtgtatttttgctttgtttttgcacacaaaaaagtattctcgttgcttcataatataatgttgaaccactgtggtcacgtggactattttaacaatggtTTTACTAACTTTCTGGACCTTGTATGTGAATATTACCTTGCTTTCTATGGGAATCAGAAACCTCttgaatttcattaaaaaaaaattcatttgtgttctaaagatgaacaaaggtcttacgagtttggaacgacatgggggtgagtaattaatgacagacatttttgggtgatctaacctCGTGGCTTTTGTAGTGAATCATTGACTCCACATGGTTTCTGTGAGGTACCGCTCACCTGTCTGCCCACTTCGCTATTGTGAAGATGCATCAGTTTGTTGGCATGCGAGCCAGACTTCTTCTTCAGTTTCATGGGGGCATCAGAAAACTTGGAGCCCATGAGGAGACCATAATGTAGATTATCAGCACAGCCGCCCCACCTGTACCCAGGCTCAGGTATTTCACCTGGAATCGGACCACACGAGCACAACCTCAGGTCTCCGGAGGTGCACGCCCGTGCTATAGTGTGACTTATAGCGGCTGCAGAGAGCGCGTATACAAATGCAGACTCCCTCGTTCCTGAAAGatggggaaaaaacaaacaaaaacagattaaaattagttgctaatataaaaaaaacatgaattctGAATCCTCAACACTGACTTTTTACCCTTATAGAAAAGCAAAGCAACATGAGAAACCCGTCAGAATTCAGTAAGAAAGGATAATAGCGGAGATTACGGAACTGTTC
The nucleotide sequence above comes from Chanodichthys erythropterus isolate Z2021 chromosome 10, ASM2448905v1, whole genome shotgun sequence. Encoded proteins:
- the wnt11 gene encoding protein Wnt-11 yields the protein MKQIFPSLPLCLVTFLLLSQQCTGIKWLALSQTTQHINKTQHCKTLPGLVSSQAQLCRSNLELMQTIIQAAREVKKVCQKTFSDMRWNCSSIDAQKFLPDLERGTRESAFVYALSAAAISHTIARACTSGDLRLCSCGPIPGEIPEPGYRWGGCADNLHYGLLMGSKFSDAPMKLKKKSGSHANKLMHLHNSEVGRQALRDALVMKCKCHGVSGSCSIRTCWRGLQDLKDIAMDLKTKYLSATKVVHRPMGTRKQLVPKDIDIRPVRENELVYLQSSPDYCMRNDKMGSFGTQDRQCNKTSSGSDSCDLMCCGRGYNPYSERVVERCHCKYHWCCYVTCKKCERTVEKYVCK